The following coding sequences are from one Aphelocoma coerulescens isolate FSJ_1873_10779 unplaced genomic scaffold, UR_Acoe_1.0 HiC_scaffold_193, whole genome shotgun sequence window:
- the LOC138101105 gene encoding tyrosine-protein phosphatase non-receptor type 1-like — translation MPYRLLSSLAPGLILGDPVFFGTFNPPSGTRTLDLQETREILHFHYTTWPDFGVPESPASFLNFPFKVRESGSPSPGHGPVVVHCSAGIGRSGTFCLVDTCLLLMDKRKDPSSVDVKQVLLEMRKYRMGLIQTADQLRFSYLAVIEGAKFIMGDASVQVQRKAEEFSVSSSRRRQVPAKTSPHSAVTPPREERA, via the exons gactaattttgggagacccagtcttcttcgggactttcaacccaccctcagggactcgaaccctggacctgcag GAAACTCGGGAGATTCTGCACTTTCACTACACCACCTGGCCCgactttggggtcccagagtCGCCGGCCTCGTTCCTGAATTTCCCGTTCAAGGTGCGGGAGTCGGGCTCGCCgagccccgggcacggcccgGTCGTGGTGCACTGCAGCGCTGGCATCGGGAGGTCGGGCACCTTCTGCCTGGTGGACACCTGTCTGCTGCTG ATGGACAAACGGAAAGACCCTTCTTCCGTGGACGTTAAGCAGGTTCTCCTGGAAATGAGGAAGTACAGGATGGGGCTCATCCAGACTGCAGATCAGCTCCGGTTCTCCTACTTAGCTGTTATTGAAGGGGCAAAATTCATCATGGGAGATGCTTCAGTGCAA GTGCAgcgaaaagcagaagaattctCGGTAAGTTCATCTCGGAGACGTCAAGTGCCGGCCAAAACCTCGCCACATTCTGCCGTGACGCCACCGAGGGAGGAAAGAGCGTGA